A region of the Methyloprofundus sedimenti genome:
AGTATTCGCAAAGTTGATTGGGATACCATGAAGCCTAATTTTTATATGATGTTCTCACCGGGCAGTATTGATCAGTTTGCGCATACCTATATCACCAGCTTTTATTTATCTGCCAGCAAAAAAGATTTGTTGAATCAATTACTCAAACATTATCCCGCGATGACAGTATTAGATGTGGATTTATTATTACAACAGATTAATCGCATTTTGAGTCAATTAACAGCAGCTATTAATTACTTATTATATTTTGCATTAGCGGCCGGATTTTTAGTGTTATTTGCAGCAGTTCAAACAACATTAGATAGCCGAATTTATACCGGTGTATTAATGCGTACGCTAGGTGCAAAGCGCAGTTTTTTTCAAAAAATACAATGGATTGAATTTAGTGCCTTGGGTTTAATAGCAGGGATCCTGGCAGTTTTGATGTCGCAACTGGTCATCTATGCTTTATATTATTGGGTACTTAAACTGGATTTTACTATTAACCTTACTTTGTGTTTAACAGTTCCAGTAGCGTCCGCTTTATTGATAGGTTTAGCAGGATTCTGGGGTACGCGCTCTGTTGTTAATCAGTCGCCTATGCAAGTCTTGAGAGAGTTGTAGCGTGCGAACTGTATTTAATGCACTACAGAATTTTTACTCAAAAGGAAATAGAGAGCAGAATTGTAAAGTTGCTTTTCTCAGAGCTTAATTCTAGATTAAAGAATAATTATGAATAACTACTTATTGATAAACAGGTAAAATGTCACTATCTTAATAAAGTGTTTATTAACATTGAAAATTGTAGGTTTGACACTAAAAACCTCCTAGTTAATGGTATGTTGTGCGTGCCTTCAGAAATATAGAGATTGCTTAAATAATGAAAACAAAGAAAATAGGATTTATCGGTGGCGGTAATATGGCTCATAGCCTGATCAGTGGTCTAATTGCTAGTGGCCACCCGGCGCAACAAATCTGGGTTGCTGATTCAGATCAGGAAAAACTCTCCAGTTTGGCTAGCAGTATGCATGTAAATACTTCGGCAACAAATGATGATTTGATTGCACAAGTTGAAGTCGTTGTATTAGCAGTTAAACCTCAATCGATTGCAGCCGTAATTAGGGCTTCCAAAGCTAGTTTTAATAAAGCCAATATTTTACTGGTTTCAATTGCAGCGGGTATTAATCAGCAAAGTTTAAGTAAATGGCTAGGTGCAGATAAAGCGATTGTTCGTTGTATGCCCAATACACCTGCTTTAGTACAAACCGGTGCAAGCGGATTACATGCTAATCAAAATGTAACTGAAGAACAACATGATTTGGCGGAAAATATCATGCGTTCTGTAGGAATTGCAGTCTGGGTTGAAAATGAATTTGAATTAGATGCTGTTACTGCAGTTTCAGGTAGTGGTCCTGCTTATTTCTTTTTGCTAATGGAAGCGATGGAAAAAGCAGCGCTTGAATTGGGTTTATCGCAGCATACGGCTCAATTACTCATTGAACAAACCGCTTTAGGGGCAGCAAGAATTGCACTGGAATCGTCAGAGTCACCCGGAGAATTAAGAAAACGGGTGACCTCACCAGGTGGTACGACAGAAGAAGCGATTAAAACTTTTGAACAAGGTGGTTTCACTGCTTTGGTAAAAAAAGCTTTGCAAGCAGCCAATGATCGATCCATTTCATTATCTAAAGAATTGGGAGCAGAATAATGGGTTCAACATATGTTAGTGATCCAATCATTTTTTTGATGGATACCGTTTTTTCATTTTATATTTTAGCGGTGGTTTTACGTTTTCTTTTACAATGGGTGGGCGGAGATTTTTATAATCCAATCTCACAGTTCTTAGTGAAAATAACCCATCCGCCTCTTCGAGTGTTACGCCGCTATATTCCGGCAGTGGGTAAAATAGATACATCATCCATCGTGTTTGTCATTGCTTTGCAAATGTTTTCAGATCTTATTACCCTGACTCTAAAAGGCATTCCATTTAGTTTTGCTGCACTCATTCTATTATCCATCAGTCAGTTAATTTCTTTAGTCATTAATGTGTTTGTGTTTGCTGTCTTTGTACGCGCATTATTAAGCTGGATAAACCCAGGTTCATTTAATGCGGCTTCCAATTTGCTGTACAGCATTACTGAGCCACTATTAGTTTCTTGCAGACGAGTCATTCCCGATATTGGTGGTATCGATCTATCGCCATTGCTTGTTCTTGTGGGTCTGCAACTGGCTAAAATGTTAATTATTCCACCGTTACAGGAATTAATTACTCTGGTTGGATAATTTGTCCAGGATGTAGCAGTATTTTCCTGGATACTGCTATATCTTTGTTAAATTTAAAATATCTAAGATTATACTTCGCGCGACCACATGCCACATATGCGGTTTTCTAGCGGCCGAATTTAGCCGATAGCCGCGTTGCTTATTATGCGCCTGTTTCAGCGCCTTGCTCTTAACCAAAATAAACTCGATAAAAATTCCGTATCCGTGACCGCGCGAAGTATAATAAAAACATAAGACATGACTAGTCTGTGAACTTTAGATAATTGTGTTTATCCTATGAAAAATTCTAGCTTTATTTTTTGTTCAATATTGATTACCGGTATGATTGCATTGCAATCCTCGGTGCATGCAAAAATGTACCGTTGGGTAGATAAAGACGGCAATGTATCATACTCTGATCAGGTTCCTCCGGATCAGTCCAGGCTCGAGCGAAACGTATTAAATGACAGTGGCAGGGTAATTGATACAGTAAGTGCCGCAAAAACTCAGGAACAAATTGACCTGGAAAAAAGACTGGCAATTTTAAGAACGGAACAAGAAAAGATTATAGCCAAGCAAAATTTAAACGATAAAGTGTTACTGAGTACCTTTCGCAATGTTGATGATTTACGCTTAACCTTAAATTCCAAGTTACTTGCTGTGGATGCACAAAAACGTGTGTATGACAAAACCCAGGAAAATTTAAGAGAAGATTTAGCTCAAGCGCGCAAACGAGCAGCACAAGCGGAAAGAAGTGGTCATAAGGTTTCTCAAGCGATTTTAAATGAAATTGCCCAAATAGAAAAAAGTATAGATGTCACTGACCAGGAAATTAGTAAAGTAATAGTAAAACGACAGGAAATTGAAAAAAAGTTTGATAAAGAAATAGAACGCTTTCTTTTTTTAACTAAAACAAATAAAGACAATTCCAAAAATGTAATTAATGAGATAGCAGAACTAAAGGATGCTGATGATTTGGGTTTGTTTAGTTGTGAGGATGCAAACAGCTGTCAACTAGCATGGGAAGAAGCTAAGCAGTTTGTTGTATTGAATTCCACGACAGGAATTAATTATTTTACTGAAACTTTGATTATGGGGAATGATCCTGTAAAAGAAACAGATATAAGTCTATCGGTATCTAAATTGATGCGGAAAAATAATAATGACAGCATATTTTTAGATATACGCTGTCATAATTCCAGTAGGGGCACGGAACTGTGTCTCAGTAAACAAGTGGATTTAATACGTCGCTCTTTTGGACCTTATATTCAAAGTGCGGTGAAAAAATAAACCATTGATAGACACCGCCCCGGCAGACTTATTACACTGTATCAAAGTATTCCAGCTATTAAACTTTCACAAAAGCTTTAAAAAGATTTATTCTCGGCCACCAGCTCGTTGTAAACATGCAGTGTTTACTGCTTTATTTTGCTGCTATTCACACATACTTAACGGTGCACTTCTGGAAGTGCAAAAGGTATAATGATTTTCTGTCTTTTTAAGGTCTATTTTTTATGTATTCTATTCCCGATATAACTTTTGTTGGTGGTGGTATCACTAGCTTTTTAAGTGCGCGTTTGTTTGCTTTAGCTGGAGCTAATGTCACTATTATAGATAAGAATCAGACTGGAAAAGAATCGTCCTGGGCGGGTGGTGGTATTTTACTGCCCCTATATCCCTGGCGTCAGGCGGATGCCATTAGTCAACTTGTTATTCGAAGCATAGAGGCTTATCCAGAGTTAGCACAAGCATTGATTGATTCTACCGGCCTCGATCCTGAATATATTGAGAGTGGTTTGTTAATGTCACAGCTGACAGATTTAGATAAAGCTCAGGAATGGTGTGCTAAATATTCTATAGACTGTTGCTCTGCAAATAGGCAACAACTAGAAAACTTCCCACAGATCAATAATCAATCTCTGTATATGGATTCTATTGCTCAAGTAAGAAATCCACGTTTACTTAAATCACTTAAACAGGATTTGCTCCAGCGTGGAGTTAATATTATCGAAAATTGCGCGATAGAAAAAGTAAGCATCAAAAATAACCGAATTACTGAAATAGCGAGTGAATCTGATTCATTTAACGTTAATTCGGTGATTATTACGGCTGGTGCCTGGACAGGAACATTGTGCAGACAATTATTCGGCGGAACAATTGCAGAGCAGCCTGATGTTTTTCCTGTAAAAGGGCAAATGTTAATATTAGATACGGCTGTAAATACTCTGGATACTATTATTCTTGAAAATGATAGGTATCTAATACCCCGAAGTGATGGAAAAATTCTATGCGGCAGCACGGTAGAGTATGCCGATTTTGATAAATCGACATCAGAACAGGCGCAACAATCATTGCTTGCATTTGCCAGGAAATTATTTCCTGCTTTAGAGTCAGCGCCCATTATTCATCACTGGGCTGGTTTACGTCCGGGGACTCAACAAGGTATCCCGTACATAGATATTCATCCAGAGATAAATAATCTAGCGATTAGTGCAGGACATTTTAGAAACGGATTTGCTATGGGACCCGCTTCAGCGCAATTGCTGTTTGAAATAATAACTAAGCAACCCACAACAATTGATGCTGCCTTGTATCAATTTTCAGCCAAGCACTAAGTTATCTGCCTATGAATTATTACCCTTTTATACAGCCCTTACTTTTTAAGTTAGATGCTGAGGCTTCCCATTACCTGACTTTAAATGGTTTAAAACTCTCACATTTGGCCGGTTTGGACAAAATATTGAATCCAGCCATGATAGTAAAGCCGTTAACAGTTATGGGGCTAGAGTTTGCAAACCCTGTGGGTCTGGCTGCCGGCCTGGATAAAAATGGCGATTATATTGATGCCTTGTCTGCCCTTGGGTTTGGTTTTATAGAAATAGGTACGGTAACTCCGCGTCCTCAACCTGGAAATCCCAAACCACGGTTATTCAGGTTAATCGAACATCAGGCTATCATTAATCGTATGGGTTTTAATAATCAGGGTGTTGATTATTTATTAGAACAAGTTAAAAAAAGTCAGTATAAAGGGGTGTTAGGTATTAATATTGGCAAAAATTTTGATACGCCGATTGATAAAGCTACTGAAGATTATCTGATTTGTCTACGTAAAGCTTATTTGGATGCGAGTTATATAACTATAAATATTTCATCACCGAATACTAAAAATCTACGTCAACTGCAACAAGGAGATGAAATTAAAAAGCTACTCTCGTCTTTAAAAGAAGAACAACTGCAGTTACAAATGCAATATCAAAAATATACACCCATTGTCGTTAAGATCGCGCCTGATTTAAGTGATGCAGAAATCCAGCATATTGCAGGGCTCTTAGTTGAATTTTCTATAGATGGTGTCATTGCAACGAATACAACCCTGGAACGCAGTGCTGTACAAGGTCATCCCCTGGCTGATCAAATGGGCGGCTTGAGCGGAGCACCAGTGAAACAGAAAGCAACGTATGTTGTTGCGCAACTAACTGATGAATTACAAGGAAAACTGCCCATTATCGCAGTCGGCGGAATTATGAGTTATGCTGATGCACAAGAAAAACTTGATGCTGGAGCGAGTTTGGTACAAGTATATAGCGGCCTGATTTATCAGGGGCCAACTTTAGTACATGATATTATGCGCGGATTATCAGCAGCTTAAACCTGTTTTTTGAATCAAATATTCAGAGAAATAAAAAAGGCCGCTAGAGTAACAAACTCTAGCGGCCTTCTTGTGAACTAAATAGTTATTAATTTAATTCAACTGAATAATCGCCCAGAGGACGGCGAAAAGCAAAATAATAAGGAGTTACGACAAAGTCGTTCCATGTCGTTTTAAAAGCATCATGTGGCTCAGGTATACTAGCTAGTCCAGAGAAAGGTGACGCAGCAATAAAAATTGCCAATCCTGTGATACTGCCAATTACCGCTACGGGGCGTATGATAATCTCGGAAAGCATATCTGTGGTAGTTGATGAGTTTTCATCTAATTCAGTAGCGATATCCTGGGCTTTTGACAGGGTTGGGTCAAAGTCCTTTTCAGTTTTTGTTGTAGGGGAATCCACTTCCTTGGCCTGCTGAGATGTGCTGGTATCATTTTGCTCTGCAGCAAAAGCTGTTTGTTGGGTTAGGAAAATGAATGAGGCTATAAAAAAACAGGTCCTAATGTATTGCATACTGTTCCCCTTATTTTACTAAATGATGATACTACGATCAGTAATTCTGGTTGATATTGAATCTGGAAAAGTCGTTACGTCTAACTGTACTTGTTTTTATATCAGTTACTGTTCAGTTGTATTATATAAAATTCAATAGACACAGAAGAGCTAAATCAGATTCAGGTTGAGAAAGTTAATTAGCGTTTCATGGATTCAAAAAATTCGGCATTAGTTTTAAAATCCTTTAATTTGCCGAGTATGAATTCAGAAGCAGCCATTTCATCCATAGGTTGCAGAATTTTGCGTAAAATCCAGGTTTTTTGCAACGCTTCCGGATCTACTAGATAATCTTCACGACGCGTACCTGAGCGGTTAATATTAATAGCAGGATAAATACGTTTCTCTGCAATTTTACGTTCCAGATGCAGCTCCATATTGCCCGTTCCCTTGAATTCTTCGTAAATGACTTCGTCCATGCGTGAACCGGTGTCAACAAGTGCCGTTGCAATAATGGTTAAACTGCCACCTTCTTCAATATTACGGGCAGCACCAAAGAAACGTTTAGGTTTTTCTAATGCATTTGCATCAACACCACCAGAAAGTATCTTGCCAGATGATGGAGCGACCATATTGTAAGCCCGCGCCAAACGGGTCAAAGAGTCTAACAAAATAACTACATCGTGTTTGTGTTCAACCAGTCGGCGAGCTTTCTCAATAACCATTTCGGCTACTTGAACATGACGTGTAGCAGGTTCATCAAAGGTGCTGGAAATAACTTCACCACGTACACAGCGCTGCATTTCCGTGACTTCTTCAGGGCGTTCATCAATGAGCAGAACGATCATGTAGCACTCTGGATTATTTTCTGCAATGGCATGTGCCAGGCTTTGCAGAATCATGGTTTTACCCGCTTTTGGAGGTGAAACAATAAGACCACGCTGACCTTTGCCAATAGGGGAAATTAAATCAATTACCCGTCCGGTTAAATCTTCACTACTGCCATCGCCACGTTCCATAATGAAACGTTTGTTAGGGAATAAAGGTGTTAAATTTGTAAAGAGAATTTTGTGTTTAGCATTTTCGGGTGTTTCAAAATTGATTTTTTCAACTTTGAGCATTGCAAAATAACGTTCGTTGTCTTTTGGGGGGCGTATTTTACCACTGATGGTATCCCCGGTACGTAAGCTAAAGCGTCTGATCTGACTAGGGGAAACATAAATATCATCAGGTCCAGCCAGATAAGAACTGCCCGGTGTGCGTAAAAAACCAAAACCATCCTGTAGAATTTCTATGACTCCGTCGCCGTAGATGTCTTCGCCGCTTTTTGCTTGTTTTTTTAGAATAGAAAAGATAACTTCTTGTTTCCTCGTTCGAGAAACATTTTCGATACCAAGGTTTTCAGCGAGTTCGATAATTTCTGTAATTGGTTTTAATTTTAATTCGGTAAGATTCATACAAGGATAGTTTTAGGAAGATATAGCATTTTTGGCTAACAGATATAGTTAGCTTGATATGTAAGATGCGGTTATTTTGATATGCAGAAGGTGCAGAAGAGGTTAGCACCAGATTCGTAGTATACGCATAAAAAAAGGAAGTAACAAATATTTCTTGTTACTTCCCCTGGATTTTAAAATAGAGTGTACTTTAAATGTTGCTGTCGATGAATTGAGTAAGTTGTGATTTTGTCAATGCACCTACTTTTGTTGCTTCAACATCGCCATCTTTAAATAGCATTAGTGTTGGGATTCCACGTACACCATAATGTGATGGTGTGGCAGGATTGTCATCAATGTTCAATTTTGCAACAGTAATTTTACCTGAATATTCTTTAGAGATTTCATCTAAAACAGGCGCGATCATTTTACAAGGACCACACCATTCTGCCCAGTAGTCAACCAAAACTGGCGTACCGGCTTTTAAAACAAGCTCATCAAAATTACTATCCGTTACATGAAGGACTGAGTCACTCACGCTATTCTCCAAATTATTTTACGAGTGGGTAATATCGCTGTATCACCTAATTTTGTCAATAAATTTTTTCTAAAAATATGGATTTTTTTGACTTGCCCTGGAATAGAAAAATATGACTTTAAGTAGGCTTATTTTTCAGTTATTGTGGAATCATGAGTTTTTGTTAGCAATAAAGCGTATTAGCTTAAACAGAGCAGTGCAAATTAGCAGTTATTGATGTATTCTATCAGGATGAAGAAAACACATTTAACGGATACACGTTTCATTAACCTGGAACTTTCCGGCATTATTTTAAAAGGCTTGAAAGATGCAGGTTTTGATTATTGCTCTCCAATTCAGGATCAATCCTTACCTATTGCTCTTAGAGACAGGGATGTTGCCGGACAAGCACAAACAGGGACAGGAAAGACAGCAAGTTTTTTACTGGCTACCTTTCAGCGCTTGCTAAACGATAATAGTGAAAAGAAAAAATATCCCAGAGCGATTATTTTAGCCCCCACTCGTGAACTTGCTATTCAAATTCATAAAGATGCAGTGTTATTAGGCAAGCATCTGAATTTTAATTTAGCACTTATCTATGGTGGAACAGACTATGAGAAGCAATTAAAAGCAGTTCAAGGGAAAGTCGATATTATCGTAGCAACGCCGGGCAGAATTATAGATTTTTATCGGCAAAAAGCGTTTTCTCTGGATAATATCCAGGTGATGGTGCTGGATGAGGCCGATAGAATGTTTGATTTAGGGTTTATTAAAGATATACGCTATTTACTCAATCGTATGCCAAGTCCTGAAAAACGCCTTAATATGTTGTTTTCAGCCACTTTATCATTCAAGGTATCCGAGCTGGCTTATGAACATATGTATCAGCCTGTGATGATTAAAATTGAAACGGAAGAGGTGACTTCAGTGTCAATTAAGCAATTTGCATTTTGTCCCGCTAATGAGCAGAAAATACCCTTATTAGTAGGTTTGCTTAATTCGCACATGCCGGTGCGTAGTATTGTTTTTGTTAATACCAAGCGTAGTGCAGAAAAATTAGCCGATTATCTTGCTGTAAATGGGCATAAAACTGCATTATTAAGTGGCGATGTGCCACAGGAAAAACGTCAACGTCTGTTGGCTGACTTTCAGGAAAATAAAGTCACCATTATGATTGCTACAGATGTTGCGGCACGCGGCCTGCATATCCCTGATGTCTCACATGTTTTTAATTTTGACTTACCCCAGGATGCCGAAGATTACGTGCATAGAATAGGTAGAACAGCACGCTTTGGCGCAAAAGGTGAAGCGATCAGTTTTATTTGTGAAGAATATGCCTATTCAATGCCAGATATTGAAGATTACATCAGTCAGAAAGTACCGGTACATAAAGTAACTGAAGATTTATTACCTGAATTAATAAAACCAGTGCCTAGAGCCAGAATTCCACGCAAGCAATATTCATCAGGAAAGCCCGCACATAGAACTCATACAAAAGCGTAGGCCTGGCGGGTTCATGAATTGATGTGTGTCGACCCTGAAAAGTAGAAGAACAGCCAGATTCTATGTTATTGATTTCCGCTATTTAATTGAGATAATGCTATAACTCTTTTAGAGCTGATTTTTTTATTCTCTACATTGTCCTGTATGAAATAAAGTTATAACGTTACTCAGCAACCGGCATAATCTCACGAAAGTCATTAATAGCAAGAAATTCATTAATAATTCGGGGCATTTTTTTTGAATCAGGCTGTTTAATGGATACTAAGTATTCAATGCCAAATGTCTGAGCAGAACGTAATACGGCAAGACTATCATCAACCATTAAGGTCGATTGTTTATCCCACCGGTGCTGATTTTGAAAGGCTTGCCAAAACGATTGATGCTCTTTGGCAAAACCAAAATCATGAGAGCAAATAATATCGTCAAAAAAGGACTGTAAGCAGGTTTTCTCCATTTTTAATGACAAACTTCCACGGTGTGCATTGGTGACTAAAAGTACTCGCTTGTCAGTTTGCTGTAATGCACTTAAAAAATCAGTGACGTGAGGTAATATGCTAATCAAACCAGAAACTTCAGTTTTCAGGCCGACAATATCCAGGTTTAAAATATCGCTCCAGTAATCCAGACAATACCATTCCAGTTTTCCTTCCATATTTTTAAATAAGGGCTGCAAAACAACTGTTGCTTCATCGATAGTTAATTGATTTTGAATTGCGTAGCGTTCCGGGATAAATTCCAGCCAGAAATGATTATCAAAATTCAAATCCAGTAAGGTACCATCCATATCCAGTAAAACTGTATTAATTTTATTCCAATCCAGCATAACAAAGGCTATAGTAATATTAAATAAATAAAAGTTACCATACCAAAAATGTCAGAAAAACCGAAGATACTTAACAGAAAAATCGTGGCTCAATCCAGTTTGTTTAGAGTTGAGTCTATGAATTTAGAATTCAGCAATGGTGTGACAAGGCAATATGAACGTTTAATGCGAGGTAGTGGCAGTAATGGTGCAGTACTTATCGTACCCATGATAGATGAGCACACAGTATTATTGATCCGTGAATATTCTGCCGGTATTGAACGGTATGAGTTAGGGCTTGCCAAGGGAAAAATAGACGATGGTGAAAACGCCTTACAAGCTGCAAATCGTGAATTAAAGGAAGAGGTGGGTTACGGAGCGCATAAAATCAAACAAATCAGCTCCTTTTCTATTGCACCTAGTTATATGGAGCATATGACAGAAATTATTCTTGCTCAGGATTTATATCCAGAAAAATTGCCAGGTGATGAGCCGGAAGAATTAGAAGTAGTACCCTGGAAACTGGATAATTTAACGGAATTAGTGAGCAGTGGGCAATGTACCGAAGCAAGAAGTATTGCTGCTTTATATATAGTCAGAGACTATTTATTGAAAAATTGAGGTTTTAAAAACGATTAACCACAAAAAAATATTTCATTTTGTGCGTGGTTCGTTAGTCAAGTAATTTAGTGCCTTATTCCATGGCTGCTGACAACTTTAAACAGGGTTAACCAAAGGATACCCAGGTCTCCAGTAAAAGACTGCTTCTGCATATACTCTGTATCCAGTTTCACTTTTTCAGGAATAGCCAATTCATCACGGCCATTTATTTGTGCCCATCCTGTAAGACCAGGGATTAATCGGTGAATACCCTGCTCGGTACGCAGAGCTATTAAATCATGCTGATTAAATAAGGCTGGCCGTGGACCAACAAAACTCATTTCACCTTTTAAAATATTCCATAATTGCGGTAATTCATCCAGACTGGTTTTGCGTAAAAAATTACCGATGGGTGTTAATGCGCTCTGTGGGTTAGTTAATAAATGTGTAGCAACTTCAGGGGTATCAATTTTCATACTCCTGAATTTAGGCATTTTAAACAATTCATTATTTAAACCTACCCGATCCGACCAGTATAAAACAGGTCCTGTTGAGGTAAGTTTGACTATCAGTGCAATGATAAGAATGGGGATGATAGAAATCAGTAAAATACTAATCGCTAAAATAATGTCAAAAATTCTTTTCATTATTGCTTTGCTTAATATGTATTAGGGTGAAGTGCTGGCTTAGAAAATAAGAAAAAATATACAGGAGTAAAATATTTATTGCTTTATTTTAGTTATTGACAGCAATAGTTAAAGCTATTGCACGCCTTTTATGTAAGTTAATGCGATAAGGTACGCAACAAATTCGCATAATCTTCATCAACTTTATAATCGCTAGCACGTAATGCCTTAATTCGTTTACAGGCATTAATGACCGTAGTATGGTCACGACCACTAAAAGCATCACCAATTTCAGGTAAGCTATGGCTGGTTAATTCTCTTGCCAATGACATGGCGATTTGTCGAGGTCGTGTAACTGATTGTTTACGGCTTTTGGATAATAAATCGGCAATTCTGATTTTGAAGTAATCAGCAACTGTTTTTTGAATATTGTCTATGCTTACCAGTTTATCTTGTAGCGATATTAAATCGTGTAGTGCTTCTTTAGCAAAATCAATGGTAATATCCGCTCCCGTAAATTGAGCATTGGCCAGAACACGACGTAATGCACCCTCCAGGTCCCGCACATTTGATGGAATACGTTTACCAATAAAAAAAGCAACCTCATGATCCAGTTCAACATTATTTTGCTGAGCTTTATTGATTAAAATTGCCGCTCTTGTTTCCAGATCAGGCGGCTCGACAGCCACAGGTAAGCCCCAGCCAAAGCGTGATTTTAAGCGGTCTTCCAGCCCATCAATTTCCTTCGGGTATTTATCACAGGTTAAAACAACCTGATTTTTCTTTTCTAACAGTGTATTAAAGGTATGAAAAAACTCTTCCTGTGAGCGCTCTTTCCCCGCAAAAAACTGGATATCATCAACAAATAAAGCATCAACATTAC
Encoded here:
- a CDS encoding NAD(P)/FAD-dependent oxidoreductase, which encodes MYSIPDITFVGGGITSFLSARLFALAGANVTIIDKNQTGKESSWAGGGILLPLYPWRQADAISQLVIRSIEAYPELAQALIDSTGLDPEYIESGLLMSQLTDLDKAQEWCAKYSIDCCSANRQQLENFPQINNQSLYMDSIAQVRNPRLLKSLKQDLLQRGVNIIENCAIEKVSIKNNRITEIASESDSFNVNSVIITAGAWTGTLCRQLFGGTIAEQPDVFPVKGQMLILDTAVNTLDTIILENDRYLIPRSDGKILCGSTVEYADFDKSTSEQAQQSLLAFARKLFPALESAPIIHHWAGLRPGTQQGIPYIDIHPEINNLAISAGHFRNGFAMGPASAQLLFEIITKQPTTIDAALYQFSAKH
- a CDS encoding DUF4124 domain-containing protein — protein: MKNSSFIFCSILITGMIALQSSVHAKMYRWVDKDGNVSYSDQVPPDQSRLERNVLNDSGRVIDTVSAAKTQEQIDLEKRLAILRTEQEKIIAKQNLNDKVLLSTFRNVDDLRLTLNSKLLAVDAQKRVYDKTQENLREDLAQARKRAAQAERSGHKVSQAILNEIAQIEKSIDVTDQEISKVIVKRQEIEKKFDKEIERFLFLTKTNKDNSKNVINEIAELKDADDLGLFSCEDANSCQLAWEEAKQFVVLNSTTGINYFTETLIMGNDPVKETDISLSVSKLMRKNNNDSIFLDIRCHNSSRGTELCLSKQVDLIRRSFGPYIQSAVKK
- the proC gene encoding pyrroline-5-carboxylate reductase, which gives rise to MKTKKIGFIGGGNMAHSLISGLIASGHPAQQIWVADSDQEKLSSLASSMHVNTSATNDDLIAQVEVVVLAVKPQSIAAVIRASKASFNKANILLVSIAAGINQQSLSKWLGADKAIVRCMPNTPALVQTGASGLHANQNVTEEQHDLAENIMRSVGIAVWVENEFELDAVTAVSGSGPAYFFLLMEAMEKAALELGLSQHTAQLLIEQTALGAARIALESSESPGELRKRVTSPGGTTEEAIKTFEQGGFTALVKKALQAANDRSISLSKELGAE
- a CDS encoding YggT family protein, which encodes MGSTYVSDPIIFLMDTVFSFYILAVVLRFLLQWVGGDFYNPISQFLVKITHPPLRVLRRYIPAVGKIDTSSIVFVIALQMFSDLITLTLKGIPFSFAALILLSISQLISLVINVFVFAVFVRALLSWINPGSFNAASNLLYSITEPLLVSCRRVIPDIGGIDLSPLLVLVGLQLAKMLIIPPLQELITLVG
- the yrfG gene encoding GMP/IMP nucleotidase, giving the protein MLDWNKINTVLLDMDGTLLDLNFDNHFWLEFIPERYAIQNQLTIDEATVVLQPLFKNMEGKLEWYCLDYWSDILNLDIVGLKTEVSGLISILPHVTDFLSALQQTDKRVLLVTNAHRGSLSLKMEKTCLQSFFDDIICSHDFGFAKEHQSFWQAFQNQHRWDKQSTLMVDDSLAVLRSAQTFGIEYLVSIKQPDSKKMPRIINEFLAINDFREIMPVAE
- a CDS encoding quinone-dependent dihydroorotate dehydrogenase, producing the protein MNYYPFIQPLLFKLDAEASHYLTLNGLKLSHLAGLDKILNPAMIVKPLTVMGLEFANPVGLAAGLDKNGDYIDALSALGFGFIEIGTVTPRPQPGNPKPRLFRLIEHQAIINRMGFNNQGVDYLLEQVKKSQYKGVLGINIGKNFDTPIDKATEDYLICLRKAYLDASYITINISSPNTKNLRQLQQGDEIKKLLSSLKEEQLQLQMQYQKYTPIVVKIAPDLSDAEIQHIAGLLVEFSIDGVIATNTTLERSAVQGHPLADQMGGLSGAPVKQKATYVVAQLTDELQGKLPIIAVGGIMSYADAQEKLDAGASLVQVYSGLIYQGPTLVHDIMRGLSAA
- a CDS encoding DEAD/DEAH box helicase — encoded protein: MKKTHLTDTRFINLELSGIILKGLKDAGFDYCSPIQDQSLPIALRDRDVAGQAQTGTGKTASFLLATFQRLLNDNSEKKKYPRAIILAPTRELAIQIHKDAVLLGKHLNFNLALIYGGTDYEKQLKAVQGKVDIIVATPGRIIDFYRQKAFSLDNIQVMVLDEADRMFDLGFIKDIRYLLNRMPSPEKRLNMLFSATLSFKVSELAYEHMYQPVMIKIETEEVTSVSIKQFAFCPANEQKIPLLVGLLNSHMPVRSIVFVNTKRSAEKLADYLAVNGHKTALLSGDVPQEKRQRLLADFQENKVTIMIATDVAARGLHIPDVSHVFNFDLPQDAEDYVHRIGRTARFGAKGEAISFICEEYAYSMPDIEDYISQKVPVHKVTEDLLPELIKPVPRARIPRKQYSSGKPAHRTHTKA
- the rho gene encoding transcription termination factor Rho, whose amino-acid sequence is MNLTELKLKPITEIIELAENLGIENVSRTRKQEVIFSILKKQAKSGEDIYGDGVIEILQDGFGFLRTPGSSYLAGPDDIYVSPSQIRRFSLRTGDTISGKIRPPKDNERYFAMLKVEKINFETPENAKHKILFTNLTPLFPNKRFIMERGDGSSEDLTGRVIDLISPIGKGQRGLIVSPPKAGKTMILQSLAHAIAENNPECYMIVLLIDERPEEVTEMQRCVRGEVISSTFDEPATRHVQVAEMVIEKARRLVEHKHDVVILLDSLTRLARAYNMVAPSSGKILSGGVDANALEKPKRFFGAARNIEEGGSLTIIATALVDTGSRMDEVIYEEFKGTGNMELHLERKIAEKRIYPAININRSGTRREDYLVDPEALQKTWILRKILQPMDEMAASEFILGKLKDFKTNAEFFESMKR
- the trxA gene encoding thioredoxin TrxA → MSDSVLHVTDSNFDELVLKAGTPVLVDYWAEWCGPCKMIAPVLDEISKEYSGKITVAKLNIDDNPATPSHYGVRGIPTLMLFKDGDVEATKVGALTKSQLTQFIDSNI